The genomic window AGCGAGCCGCCCTTCAGCGAGCCCTTGAGGTCACCGGCGTTGTTCGTGACGGTCCAGTCCACGACGGCCGGGGTGCCGATCTTCGCCTCGGGGATGGTCCGCACCGCCGGGTCGAAGGTGGCGCCGAGCAGCGAGACGTCCAGCTTGTACGGGTTGTCCAGCAGCGGCGACGTACGGCGGGACTCGACCTCGATCTCCCAGACTCCCGGCTGCGGGTCCTTGTAGAAGCGAGTGTCGGGACGGCAGGTGTTGGCCGCACTCTCGTAGTTCGGGTAGCAGAAGATCGTGGAGCTGTCCTCCACCGCGACCCCGTAGGGGTGGATGGAGATGAACCGCGTCTGGCTGCCCGAGCGGAGGGCGCTGAGCGCGACCTCGAGGGTCTTCGCGCCCTGGGGCACGTTCACGAAGTACGACGTGGTGCTGTTGCGCTGCACCGAGCCGGACGTCGAGAAGGCGTATCCCGGCTTCACGAGGTCCTTGGCGACGACCACGGTGGAGAGGATCTGCTGGTCGACGCCCGAGGTCCGGCTGTCGTCCACCTGCAGGATCGCGCTGTGGACGCCCTCCGTGCGCGGCTTCGCCTGCACCTTGACGGTCACCGGCGTGCCGAGCGGCAGCGAGACGGTGCTCGAACCTGTCAGGGAGAAGGTGCCGTCGTTGTTCTTCCACGACAGCTTGTGCTTCACGGCCTTGTCCGGACCCGTGGTGCGGGTGACGGTCACGTCGTACGACTTCTTCTGGCCGGCCTTCAGGCCGCCCTCACGGTCGTACAGGCCGGTGCCGAAGCCCGGGTCCTTCAGCGCGAAGTCGATCGCGGTGTCGACCGGGGCCTTCACCGCGTACTCGTGCGCCGGGGCGCCCTGCTTCTCGATCTGCTTCCAGGCGCCGACGATGTTGATCAGACCGGCACCCTGGGCGTGCGCGGGCACACCGTTGATGTGGGTGGCGGTGCTCGTCAGCGCGGTACGCAGGTCGGCCGGAGGCAGCTCGATGTGCTTCTGCTTCGCGGCCGACAGCAGCAGCGCCGTGGCGCCCGCGGCCTGCGGCGAGGACATCGAGGTGCCCTGCAGCATGGAGTAGCCGGCGGGCAGGGTGTAACCCGACTCCTTGACCGGACCTCCGGGGAACCAGGTCTGCGTGGTGTTGATCGACGCGCCGGGCGCCGTCAGGGTCGGCGCGAAGCCGCCGTCCTCACGCGGGCCGCGCGAGGAGAAGGGGAGCATGTCGTACTTCTTGGTGACGTCGGAGCCGTAGTTGGCGGCCCAGGTCTCCTTGGAGATCGACGCGCCCACCGAGATGACGTGGTCGGCGAGGCCGGGGTCACCGATGGTGTTGACACCCGGGCCGTCGTTGCCGGCCGAGATGACCAGCTGGACGCCGTACATGTCGATGAGGCGCTTGTAGAGCTCGGCGCGCGCGTTGTTGCCGTCGTTGAGCGCCGGCAGACCGCCGATCGACATGTTGACGACGTCGACGCCGCGGTTGACGACGAGGTCGATCATGCCCTCGGTCAGCGCGATGTTGGTGCAGCCGCCGGACCAGGTGCAGGCACGCGAGGAGACGACCTTGGCGCCGGGCGCCGCGCCGTTCATCTTGCCGCCGAACAGGCCGTTGGCCGCGGTGATGCCCGCTACGTGGGTGCCGTGCTCGCTCTCGATGACGCCGATGTTGACGAAGTCGGCCTTGGCGCCGGCCGCGTTGTAGACGACGTTCTTGCGGGTCTCGACGACGAACGGGATGCGCTCGACGACGTCGGTCCGCGGGTCGTCCGTACCGAAGTAGGAGACCTGGTGCTTGTCCTTGTACGGCCTCAGCACGGCGTCGTTGCCGAAGTTCGCGTCGTTGTCCAGGTCGACGCGGACGGTGCCGGTGACCGGGTCGTAGAGCACGGCCCACTGGTCCGTGGTGTCGCCGTCCCGGTTCAGGTCCCCGGCCATGTCGCCACCCTTGGTGGCGGCCTCGGAGAAGAGCTGGATCTTGTAGGACCCCGCCGGCGCCGAGTAGGTGCGGCCCCCGATGGTGAACGTCGGGCCGGCCACGGAGGCGGTCATCGGCAGCCAGGTCTTGTCGCCGTCGTTGACGGGGTCCGTCGCCGTCACCCAGTCGACGATCTTGCGCTCGCCGGTGGTGGTCTTCTGCAGCGCGGGGTGGCCGAGGTCGACACCGGAGTCCAGGACACCGATGGTGATCCCGCGGCCGTCGGCCTTCGGGTGCTGCTTCACGAAGTCGACGGCGCCCGTCTCGAAGGACGGGTTGTACGGGTTCTTCGCGGGGGTGCGCTTGCCCGGCGCCGGGTAACTTCCGGTCGCCTTCTGCTGCTTGGCCCCTGCCGCCCGGTCGCCCGCGGGCGTCGGGTCGTCCAGCTTGATCTCCTGCTTGAGGTCGATCCCCTGGACGGACGAGAGCTTCTGCGCCGCCTTGATGGTGGCCTCGGCGCTCGCGGTCGGTACGGTCGCCCGGACGTAGCCGAGCTTGTCGTACGTCTGCCCCAGTACGGACCCCTTGACGGCGTCCAGCTGCTCGCGCACCTGCTCGGTCGCACCGGGCTTGGTGGCGACCATCATGGTGACGTTCTTCTCGCCCTCGGCCTCGGCCTTCGCCAGTACACCGGCGTCGGCCTCGCCCAGCTTGTCACCCTTCACGCTCGCGGCGGCGGGCTTCACCGGGGCGGGCGCGGGGTCGTCGGCGGCGAAGACCGGGGCGGCGCCGGAGGCGGCCAGAGCGGCCGCCAGGCCGGCCGCGGCCGCGATGCGGGCCGCGCGTCTCGCCCCGGGTATGGAGCTGGGGGATTCCTTGGTCATGAGCATCCCTGTTGAGTGAAAGAAAGAGAGAGTCCGGAATTCGGTACCCGATGACCGCTCAGCATTTCGTAAATGACAGGGTTTTGTGGAGGGTTGACGGGGACCAAAACGGGACATGGCGTAGATCCGCCATTGGTCCGGTTGCGCCAGTGAGTGCTCTGACCGCATGGGGTTCGCCGGGTCGGGGTCGTGCAGGGAGCAGGCCCGCGGCCGCAGCGAGAAGGGCCTCCACTGGGGTGTTCAGACCACTTCCGACCGCGGCCTGAACACCCAACCCGGCACCGCTAGGAGTTGGCGGCCTTCGCCAGGACGCGGGCGAGTTCGCGTGGGCGGGTGGCCATCGGCCAGTGTCCCGAGTCGAGGTCCACGTACTCAAGGTGAGCAGCGCGGGCGAGCTCAGGACTCTCACCGGCGGCGATCCACTCCTCGGCCTGGGAGGGGGTGAACTCCGGACAGACGACCACGACGGGGACGTCGAAGCGGCGCTCGTCACTCAGGCGCACGACTCCCCTGGCGACCGCTTCGGGGACAGGAACGGCGGCGGACGCGAAGCGGTCCCGGGCCTGCTGGTCCAGGTCAGCGGCGTCCGCGCCCTCGAAGGGCTCCCAACCGGGGAAGGGCATGGAGCCGCCCTCGATCGCGAAGTGATCGGCGTAGGCCGCCCCGTCGGCGGCGGGGAAGCCGCCGATCAAGGCGACCTTGGCCACCTTCTCCGGTCGTGCGTCGCCAGCCAGCCAGGCAAGGGTCGATGCCGCGGAGTGCCCTACCACCAGAGGCTTTCCGGGCGCCGCATCAACCGCGGCAAGCACTGCCGCCAACTGGTCGTCGAGCGTCGCGGAAGCGGCTCCATCACCCTGACCCGGGAGGGTGAGCGGCACGGGATGGTGGCCGAGCGTGGTGAGTTCGGGCACGACGTCGTCCCATGCGGACCCGTCGAGCCACAAGCCGGCGATGAGCAGGATGTCCACGGTGGTTCTCCCGGAGAGTCGTCAGATCTGGCCTCCGGCACGCTACCGCGATGCTCTGACACCGGACTCCGGTCAGACTGCGATCTTCGAAGACTGCGGCTCGGCCCAAGCCGAGCCGGCCAACCTAGCGCGGCAGGACCACCACATATGCGGCGGGTTCGCGGTCCTCGGCCGCCATCATCGCCGTGCGCAGCACCACCGCCTGCTGCGCCATGACCTCGCGCAACTGCCTCGGGGCCACCCGTACGACCGTGACCCCGAGGCGTTCCAGGTGTTCCCGCTCCGCGGCGAAGGCGACCCGGTCGTCCCGGGGCGAGCGGACGCCCAGTTCGAGCGCGACGGCCTGCTCCGGCCAGTACGCGTCCACCCCGCCCAGGAAGCGGCCGCCCGGAAGCGACAACTCCACGTTCCACAGGGGTTCCGGCAGCCCGTGGGTGCGCACCATCTCGTACAGCCGGTCCTCGGCGACCGAGCGGCCCTCGACGAGCAGCGCGTCCACGGCGTCCACCACGTGCGGGCGGCCCAGCAGCTTGGCGGCGTTCAGTTCCCGCACGACCGCCGCCGGCTCGCAGTGTCCGCCGCGCACCGCCTCGGTCAGGATCCGGCGGACCGTCGAGGCGTCCGTGAGCGCGGACACCGTGTCGGCGAGAGCCCGCTCCACCGGCGCCAGCGGCACCCCGGAGTGCCGCTGCGGCCTCGGCAGGACGGCCGCCCTGGTCACCTGGACGAACCGGGTGGACCGCAGCCGCCTGGTGCGCGGCACCAGGACGTCGATGCGGTGCAGTGCGATGGTCGGGGGCGCGGAGACGAAGCCGTACAACGCCAGGGCCGCCAGCCCGGTGACCATCGCCTCGCCGTAACCCGGCCCGGTCTGCGCCGGGACGCTCCGGCGGGCGGCGGCCGGAGGCCTGCCGCCGTACAGCAGTGCGCCGTGCACCCGGTCCTCGTCCGTCGGCCTGCCCGAGTGGAGAAGGTAGACGCCGGGCAGCAACTGCTGCCAGGGGCCCCCGGGCAGGCACTGGGCGGCGATCTGCGCTGCGCTCACGCCCCGGGCGCGCAGCTGGGCGGCGGACTGCACGCGGTGGCGCACCGCGGCGACGGTGTGGGGGGAAGGCGGGGTGTTCTGGGTCATGCCGGGGAGGTTCCCGCAGGTCCGTGCCGCGATAGCCCGTGTTACACGGCCGTCGACATTCCAGGACAACGCCGTCCAAAAGCACAACAGTTCGAGTAACGAAAAGAACGGTCGCGCCGGGTTCCTCACGCCGCCGCGTCGCGCTCCTGGCCCCGCAGCGTCCGCGCCAGGTCGTCCCGCGCCTCCAGCACCAGCCGCCGCAGAGCCGGTGCCGCATCCGGGTGCGAGGTCAGCCACGCGTCCGTCGCGGCGAGGGTCGCCGGGTCGTCCTGCAGCCCCGGGAACATGCCCTTGACCACGTCCATGCCGATCTGGATGGAGCGCTCGGCCCACACCCGCTCGATCGCCTCGAAGTACGACGCCGAGTACGGCGCCAGCAGCTCACGTTGCGAAGCCTGCTCGAAACCGGCGATCGTCGCCGCGACGAGGGCGTTGGACAACTTGTCCGACTCGACGACCGTCGCCCACGCCTGGGCCTTGACCGCCGCCGAGGGGCGAGACGCGAGGCACCGCACGTGGTGACGCTTGCCCGACGCGGTGTCGTCGCGGGCGAGTTCGGCGTCCACGGCCGCCTCGTCCGCCGCACCGTGCGAGACCAGCGGGGACAGGAAGGCCCACCGCAGCTCCTGGTCGACGTCCAGGCCCTCGATCACGGCCGAGCCGTCGAGCAGCCCGCCCAGCAGCCGGAGGTCCGCGTCCGACGTGGCCACCGCGGCGAAGAACCGGGCCCACGTCAGCTGGTGCTGGCTCCCCGGCTCCGCGCGCCGCAGCTCACGCAGCGCGCCCTCGGCCAGGGCCCGGCCGCCCTCCTCGCGCCAGACCGGCGCCGCGTAGTGGTCCACGGCGGACCGGGCCCAGGTGTGCAGCATCTGCAGCACCCCGATGTCCGACTCGCGGCCGGCGGACGACAGCACCAGGGAGACGAAGTCCCGGGCCGGCAGCACCGCGTCACGCGTCAGGTTCCACAGCGCCGACGAGCACAACGCCCGGGCGAGCGGGTCGGTGATGTCACCGAGGTGCTCGCGGAGGGTGGCAAGCGAGCGCTCGTCGAAGCGGATCTTGCAGAACGTGAGGTCGTCGTCGTTGACCAGCACCAGATCGGGCTTCTCGGCCCCGGCCAGCTCCGCGACCACGGTGCGTTCGCCCGCGACGTCGGTCTCGGCGCGGGCGTACCGCTCCACGGTGCCCTTCGGGGTGAGCCGGTACAGGCCCACGGCGACCCGGTGCGGCCGCAGCTCGGGATGCGAGGCGGCGGCCTCCTGCGTCACGGCGAGCTCCGCGACGCGGCCCTCGTCGTCGTAGGTCACGACCGGGGTCAGGGTGTTGACGCCCGCGGTCTGCAGCCACGCGCGCGACCAGGCCGTCATGTCGCGGCCGGACGTCTCGGCCAGCACCGACAGCAGGTCGCCCAGCCGGGTGTTGCCGTAGGCGTGCCGCTTGAAGTAGCGGCGCGCGCCCTCCAGGAACGCGTCCCTGCCCACGTAGGCCACCAGCTGCTTCAGCACGGAGGCGCCCTTGGCGTACGTGATGCCGTCGAAGTTCAGCTTGGCGTCCTCCAGATCACGGATGTCGGCCGTGACCGGATGGGTGGACGGCAGCTGGTCGGCGCGGTACGCCCAGGCCTTGCGGTTGTTGGCGAAGGTGATCCAGCCGTTGGTGAAACGGGTCGCCTCCACCATCGAGAACGTCCCCATGAAGTCGGCGAAGGACTCCTTCAGCCACAGGTCGTCCCACCACTGCATGGTGACCAGGTCACCGAACCACATGTGCGCCATCTCGTGCAGGATGACGTTGGCGCGGCGCTCGTAGGACGCCGAGGTGACCTTGCCGCGGTAGATGTACTCCTCGCGGAAGGTGACGAGGCCCGGGTTCTCCATCGCGCCGAGGTTGTACTCGGGCACGAACGCCTGGTCGTACTTCCCGAAGGGGTACGGGTAATCGAAGTGGTCGTGGAAGAAGTCCAGGCCCTGCTTCGTGATCGTGAAGATGTCGTCCGCGTCGAAGTGCCGCGCGAGCCCCTTACGGCACATCGCGCCCAGGGGGATCTCCAGCTTCTCGCCGTCGTCGGACGTGCGCGTGTAGGTGTCGCTCACGTAGTGGTACGGGCCCGCGACGACCGCCGTGATGTACGTCGAGATCGGCAGGGTCTCCGCGAACCGGTGGACCTCGCCGTCCTGCGACTCCTCCGCGCCGTTGCTCCACACCCGCCATCCCTCGGGCGCCGTCACCTCGAAGCGGTAGGGCGCCTTCAGATCGGGCTGCTCGAAGTTGGCGAAGACGCGCCGGGCGTCGGCCGGCTCGTACTGCGTGTACAGGTAGACCTCGCCGTCCTCCGGGTCGACGAAGCGGTGCATCCCCTCGCCGGTCCGGCTGTACGCGCACAGCGCGTCGACGACCAGGACGTTGTCGCCCTCGGCGAGGTCGTCCAGCGCGATCCGGGTGCCGTCGAAGACGGCCGCCGGGTCCAGGTCCTTCCCGTTCAGCGTCACGGCGCTCACGGCCGGGGCCACCAGATCGGCGAAGGTCGACGCCCCGGCACGGGCGGCACGGAAGCGGATCGTCGTCCGCGAGCCGAAGGTGCGCGGACCGGCCTCCCCGCCGGGCTCGCCGACGGCGGAACGCAGGTCGAGGGCGACCTCGTATCCGTCCACGGTCAGCAGCTCGGCCCTTGTGCGGGCCTCGTCGCGGGAAAGGTTTTCACCGGGCACGGAACACTCCTTCGTGTCTCATTCGAACACCTTTGATCCTCGCATGCGGCCATCCGCCGACGCGCACGGGAATGGCCGGAGTGCTCCGTGGTGTTCTGCGAGAAGGTGCAGACCGATCTCATGAGGAGAGACATGCCCGAGAACAGCACGGCCGGCGGCAAGGTTCCGGTCGACTTCTGGTTCGATCCGCTCTGTCCCTGGGCGTGGATGACCTCCCGCTGGATGCTGGAGGTCGAGAAGGTCCGCGACGTGGAGGTCCGCTGGCACGTGATGAGCCTGGCCGTCCTCAACGAGAGCAGGCTGGACGAGCTGCCCGAGAAGTACGCGGAGATGATGCGCGAAACGGCGTGGGAAGCCGTCCGCATCGTCGTCGCCGCGCAGCAGAAGCACGGGGACGAGGTCGTCGGCCCCCTCTACAACGCGCTCGGCACCCGCATCCACAACAACGGTGAGGGCCTCACCCGTGAGGCGTTCGCGGGCGCCCTGGCCGACGTCGGCCTGCCGGCCGACCTGCTGGAGTACGCCGACTCCGACGCGTACGACAAGGAGCTGCGCGCCTCCCACCAGGAGGGCATCGACAAGGTGGGCCAGGACGTCGGCACCCCGGTCATCGCCGTGCCGGGCGCGGACGGCGAGCAGGTCGCCTTCTTCGGCCCCGTCGTCACCCCCGCCCCCAAGGGCGAGGACGCGGCGAAGCTCTGGGACGGCACCCTGCTGGTGGCGTCCATCCCCGGTTTCTACGAGCTCAAGCGGACCCGGACCCAGGGCCCCGTCTTCGACTGACCTCGCACCACATCGCGGGCCGGACCTGTCGCACCGGTCCGGCCCGCAGTGTGTCGGCCGTGTGTCGCGGACGTCCCCGGGTATTGCCGGAGAGATGAACCGTCGTTCATGATCTGGCCATGCCAGCTGCCGGTCCGGACCGTCCCGCGGCCCCGCCCCTCCCGCCCACCGTGCGGATCGGATACGGGCTCGGCTCCCTGTGCACGGGCACCTTCGCGACCGTGCCCGGCCTGATCCTGCTCTACTACCTCACCAACGTCCTCGCCGTGCCCGCCGCCGTGGCGGGCGCCGCCGTGTTCCTGCCCAAGGCCTGGGACGTCCTCGTCAACCCGCTGGTCGGCGCGCTCTCCGACCGCAGCCGGCTGCCCGGCGGGCCGCGTCGCCCGTTCCTCCTGATCGGCGCCTGCACGCTGCCGCCGCTCTTCGCGCTGATCTTCGCCGCGCCGCCGCTGCGCGGTGCCGCGGCCGCCGCCTACGTCAGCGTCCTGTTCCTCCTGGCGGCCACCGCCTACGCCGTCTTCCAGGTGCCGTACGTGACCATGCCCGCGGAGATGACCGAGGACCCGCACGAACGCGGGCGCGTCCTCGGCTGGCGGGTGGGGTTCCTCGGCGTCGCGATCCTGCTGTCCGGTGCGCTCGCCCCCGCCATCGCCCACGCCGACGGCGACACCCCGCAGAGCTACCGGACGATGGGCGCCGTCGTCGCCGTGCTCCTGGCCGCCGGGATGTTCGGGGCGTGGGCCGCCACCCGCCGCGCCCCGGCCGTCGCCCGCAGCGAGGCCGAACCCTCCCTCCGGGCGCAGCTCGCCGCGGCCCGCTCCAGCAGGCCGTTCCTGTACCTGGCCGGGATGTGGACGCTCCAGGCCCTCGCCATCGGTGTGATGCTCGCCGGGGTCCAGTACTTCGCGACCTACACCCTCGGCTCGGCGACCGCCGTCACCCCGCTGTTCGTCTGTCTGATCGGCCCGCTGGTCCTCTTCATGCCCCTGTGGAACCGGCTGGCCCGGCGCAAGGGCGTGACGTACGCCCAGTGGTGCGCGTCGCTGCTCTACACGGCAGGCGCCGTGCTCCTCGGTCTCACCGGCGTCGCGGGCCAGGCGGTCGGGTACGCGGCGGTGGTCCTCGTCGGTATCGCCTACGCCGGGCTGCAGCTGCTGCCCCTCACGATGCTCGCGGAGACCCTGGCTGCAGACGCCGCGGCCACCGGCAGGCGCAGGGCCGCCACCTTCACGGGGCTGTGGACCGCCGCCGAGACCCTGGCCTTCGCCCTGGGTGCGGGCGCGTTCGCCCTCGTCCTGGCCGTGACCGGCTTCCGTTCGTCGGACGCCGCGCACCAGGTGGAGCAGCCGGGGGCGGCACTCAACGGGATCACCGCGGGGATGAGCGTCCTGCCCGCCGTGCTCGCCGCCGCGAGCCTTCTGCTGCTGAGCCGCTACCGCGCGACTCCGACCGTGCCCCGTCCCCTCCAGGAAGAGCCCGCCCGTGCCGACTGAACCCGCCCTGCCCGACGGCCGCCCCGCCACCGAGGTGCTCGCCGAACTGCGCGCCCTGCGCGAGGCGGACGCGCCCACGCGCGGGGGCCGTACCTTCGCCTACGTCTACGACGCCGGGCTGGAGGGTCTGGACGAGCTGGCCACCGACGCGTACACCGCCTTCGCGACGGTCAACGCGCTCGACCCCACGGTCTTCCCGAGCGTCGCGCGGCTGGAGAACGACCTGGTGGCGGCCGTCGCCGCCCTGCTCGGTGCCCCCGGCGCCCAGGGGACGTTCACCAGCGGCGGCACGGAGAGCATCCTGCTCGCGGTCAAGACCGCCCGCGACCACGCCCGCTCCGAGCGCGGGATCACCGAGCCCCGGATGGTGCTGCCGTCCACCGCTCACGCCGCTTTTCACAAGGCCGCGGCCTACCTGGGTGTCGACCCCGTCGTCGTACCCGTCGACCCCGTCACCTTCCGCGCCGACGCCGACGCCATGGCCGCCGCGCTCGACGACCGCACCGTGCTGGTGGTCGCCTCGACGCCCTCGTACGCGCACGGAGTGATCGACCCCGTCGCCGAGATAGCGGCGGCGGCCGCCGCACGGGGGGTGCTCTGCCACGTCGACGCCTGCATCGGGGGCTGGATCCTGCCGTACCTGCGGCGCGCGGGGCGCGAGGTGGAACCCTTCGACCTGTCCGTGCCGGGCGTCACCTCCCTCTCCGTGGACCTGCACAAGTACGGCTACGCGGACAAGGGCGCCTCCGTCGTCCTCTACCGCGACGCCGGGCTCCGCCGCCACCAGTACTTCGCGCACGCGGGCTGGCCCGGCTACCCCGTCGTCAACCCGACGGTGCAGGGCACCAAGTCCGGCGGTCTGCTGGCCCAGGCGTGGGCGGTCCTCCAGCACGTCGGCGAAGAGGGATACACCGCGCTCGCCGGCCGGGTCGGGGAGGCGTCGGACCTGCTGCTCGCCGGGCTGAGGTCCATCGACGGCGTGCGCGTCCTCGGCGATCCCGCGGCCGGACTCGTCGCGTTCACCGTCGCGGGGGAGGAGGGCGGGTCCCCGGACCTCAGTCTTCTGCTCCACCTGGCCGACGAGATGCGCGGGCTGGGCTGGTACCTCCAGCCGCAGCTCTCCTTCGACGGCCTGCCGCCCAACCTCCACCTCACCCTGACGCCCGCCACCGTCGGCCAGGTGGGCCCGCTCCTCGACGACCTCACCGCCGCGCTGGCGAAAGCCCGCACCCTGGACCCGGTG from Streptomyces sp. NBC_01341 includes these protein-coding regions:
- a CDS encoding S8 family serine peptidase; this encodes MLMTKESPSSIPGARRAARIAAAAGLAAALAASGAAPVFAADDPAPAPVKPAAASVKGDKLGEADAGVLAKAEAEGEKNVTMMVATKPGATEQVREQLDAVKGSVLGQTYDKLGYVRATVPTASAEATIKAAQKLSSVQGIDLKQEIKLDDPTPAGDRAAGAKQQKATGSYPAPGKRTPAKNPYNPSFETGAVDFVKQHPKADGRGITIGVLDSGVDLGHPALQKTTTGERKIVDWVTATDPVNDGDKTWLPMTASVAGPTFTIGGRTYSAPAGSYKIQLFSEAATKGGDMAGDLNRDGDTTDQWAVLYDPVTGTVRVDLDNDANFGNDAVLRPYKDKHQVSYFGTDDPRTDVVERIPFVVETRKNVVYNAAGAKADFVNIGVIESEHGTHVAGITAANGLFGGKMNGAAPGAKVVSSRACTWSGGCTNIALTEGMIDLVVNRGVDVVNMSIGGLPALNDGNNARAELYKRLIDMYGVQLVISAGNDGPGVNTIGDPGLADHVISVGASISKETWAANYGSDVTKKYDMLPFSSRGPREDGGFAPTLTAPGASINTTQTWFPGGPVKESGYTLPAGYSMLQGTSMSSPQAAGATALLLSAAKQKHIELPPADLRTALTSTATHINGVPAHAQGAGLINIVGAWKQIEKQGAPAHEYAVKAPVDTAIDFALKDPGFGTGLYDREGGLKAGQKKSYDVTVTRTTGPDKAVKHKLSWKNNDGTFSLTGSSTVSLPLGTPVTVKVQAKPRTEGVHSAILQVDDSRTSGVDQQILSTVVVAKDLVKPGYAFSTSGSVQRNSTTSYFVNVPQGAKTLEVALSALRSGSQTRFISIHPYGVAVEDSSTIFCYPNYESAANTCRPDTRFYKDPQPGVWEIEVESRRTSPLLDNPYKLDVSLLGATFDPAVRTIPEAKIGTPAVVDWTVTNNAGDLKGSLKGGSLGSADVERPSISTGGEYVKEVTIGEGVEKLDVAIGNTSDPNADIDLLVFSEDGTQVGASTSAGSEESVSLVKPAAGTYTVVIDGYSVPAGTTEYDYRDVYYAPSLGKIKVDESKAVNLANGASAQVGAEVVVAGAAPEGRQFFGEVHLVNARGTAAGTGSVVIEKVTP
- a CDS encoding alpha/beta fold hydrolase; translated protein: MDILLIAGLWLDGSAWDDVVPELTTLGHHPVPLTLPGQGDGAASATLDDQLAAVLAAVDAAPGKPLVVGHSAASTLAWLAGDARPEKVAKVALIGGFPAADGAAYADHFAIEGGSMPFPGWEPFEGADAADLDQQARDRFASAAVPVPEAVARGVVRLSDERRFDVPVVVVCPEFTPSQAEEWIAAGESPELARAAHLEYVDLDSGHWPMATRPRELARVLAKAANS
- the pepN gene encoding aminopeptidase N, producing MPGENLSRDEARTRAELLTVDGYEVALDLRSAVGEPGGEAGPRTFGSRTTIRFRAARAGASTFADLVAPAVSAVTLNGKDLDPAAVFDGTRIALDDLAEGDNVLVVDALCAYSRTGEGMHRFVDPEDGEVYLYTQYEPADARRVFANFEQPDLKAPYRFEVTAPEGWRVWSNGAEESQDGEVHRFAETLPISTYITAVVAGPYHYVSDTYTRTSDDGEKLEIPLGAMCRKGLARHFDADDIFTITKQGLDFFHDHFDYPYPFGKYDQAFVPEYNLGAMENPGLVTFREEYIYRGKVTSASYERRANVILHEMAHMWFGDLVTMQWWDDLWLKESFADFMGTFSMVEATRFTNGWITFANNRKAWAYRADQLPSTHPVTADIRDLEDAKLNFDGITYAKGASVLKQLVAYVGRDAFLEGARRYFKRHAYGNTRLGDLLSVLAETSGRDMTAWSRAWLQTAGVNTLTPVVTYDDEGRVAELAVTQEAAASHPELRPHRVAVGLYRLTPKGTVERYARAETDVAGERTVVAELAGAEKPDLVLVNDDDLTFCKIRFDERSLATLREHLGDITDPLARALCSSALWNLTRDAVLPARDFVSLVLSSAGRESDIGVLQMLHTWARSAVDHYAAPVWREEGGRALAEGALRELRRAEPGSQHQLTWARFFAAVATSDADLRLLGGLLDGSAVIEGLDVDQELRWAFLSPLVSHGAADEAAVDAELARDDTASGKRHHVRCLASRPSAAVKAQAWATVVESDKLSNALVAATIAGFEQASQRELLAPYSASYFEAIERVWAERSIQIGMDVVKGMFPGLQDDPATLAATDAWLTSHPDAAPALRRLVLEARDDLARTLRGQERDAAA
- a CDS encoding mycothiol-dependent nitroreductase Rv2466c family protein, with product MPENSTAGGKVPVDFWFDPLCPWAWMTSRWMLEVEKVRDVEVRWHVMSLAVLNESRLDELPEKYAEMMRETAWEAVRIVVAAQQKHGDEVVGPLYNALGTRIHNNGEGLTREAFAGALADVGLPADLLEYADSDAYDKELRASHQEGIDKVGQDVGTPVIAVPGADGEQVAFFGPVVTPAPKGEDAAKLWDGTLLVASIPGFYELKRTRTQGPVFD
- a CDS encoding MFS transporter, producing MPAAGPDRPAAPPLPPTVRIGYGLGSLCTGTFATVPGLILLYYLTNVLAVPAAVAGAAVFLPKAWDVLVNPLVGALSDRSRLPGGPRRPFLLIGACTLPPLFALIFAAPPLRGAAAAAYVSVLFLLAATAYAVFQVPYVTMPAEMTEDPHERGRVLGWRVGFLGVAILLSGALAPAIAHADGDTPQSYRTMGAVVAVLLAAGMFGAWAATRRAPAVARSEAEPSLRAQLAAARSSRPFLYLAGMWTLQALAIGVMLAGVQYFATYTLGSATAVTPLFVCLIGPLVLFMPLWNRLARRKGVTYAQWCASLLYTAGAVLLGLTGVAGQAVGYAAVVLVGIAYAGLQLLPLTMLAETLAADAAATGRRRAATFTGLWTAAETLAFALGAGAFALVLAVTGFRSSDAAHQVEQPGAALNGITAGMSVLPAVLAAASLLLLSRYRATPTVPRPLQEEPARAD
- a CDS encoding pyridoxal phosphate-dependent decarboxylase family protein, giving the protein MPTEPALPDGRPATEVLAELRALREADAPTRGGRTFAYVYDAGLEGLDELATDAYTAFATVNALDPTVFPSVARLENDLVAAVAALLGAPGAQGTFTSGGTESILLAVKTARDHARSERGITEPRMVLPSTAHAAFHKAAAYLGVDPVVVPVDPVTFRADADAMAAALDDRTVLVVASTPSYAHGVIDPVAEIAAAAAARGVLCHVDACIGGWILPYLRRAGREVEPFDLSVPGVTSLSVDLHKYGYADKGASVVLYRDAGLRRHQYFAHAGWPGYPVVNPTVQGTKSGGLLAQAWAVLQHVGEEGYTALAGRVGEASDLLLAGLRSIDGVRVLGDPAAGLVAFTVAGEEGGSPDLSLLLHLADEMRGLGWYLQPQLSFDGLPPNLHLTLTPATVGQVGPLLDDLTAALAKARTLDPVTVDPALASFAAGLDPATLGPEEIAAVLAFAGLGGGGGLPGRMAPVLVLLDALPGPLKERLLAEFIGSVFRI